ATCAACGATGGCGGACGCCAAGGTCATTCCGTTCGACGACGACCGGTCCCGCGCAGGCGCCGTACAGCGGCCGTCGCGGCGCCGGAGCGCGGGGAGCCGGCGCAAGGGCCCCGAGCCCGGGCTGGTCCGTGAGGTCCAGCCCCTGCCCAGCAGGCCTTCCGCGCAGGATGATGTTCCTGTGACGCGTGAGGAACAGCCGCCGCAGCAGGCGAACGACGAAGGCGGCCTGGAGCGACGGATCGCCGGGGGCCTGGCCTTCCTGCGCCGCCGGCTCACCGGGGACTACGAGGTCGACGACTTCGGCTACGACGAGGAACTCACCGACCAGGTGCTGATGTCCTTGCTGCGACCGTTGTACGAGAAGTACTTCCGGGTCGAGGTGAAGGGCGTCGAGAACATTCCGGCGGAGGGCGGCGCGCTGATCGTCGCCAACCACTCCGGGACGCTGCCGCTGGACGGCCTGATGATGCAGGTCGCCGTCCACGACCACCACCCCGCGAACCGGCATCTACGGCTGCTGGCCGCGGACCTGGTGTTCATGCTGCCCGTGGTCAACGAACTCGCCCGCAAGGCCGGTCACACCCTCGCCTGCTCCGAGGACGCCGAGCGGCTGCTGGGGCGCGGTGAGCTGGTCGGCGTGATGCCGGAGGGCTTCAAGGGCATCGGCAAGCCCTTCAGCGAGCGCTACAAGCTCCAGCGCTTCGGCCGGGGCGGCTTCGTCTCCACGGCCCTGCGCCAGCGGACCCCGATCATTCCGTGCTCGATCGTCGGCGCGGAGGAGATCTACCCGATGATCGGCAACGCGAAGACGCTGGCCCGTCTGCTGGGCTTCCCGTACTTCCCGCTGACGCCGACGTTCCCGTGGCTGGGTCCGCTGGGGGCGGTTCCGTTGCCGACGAAGTGGACGATCCAGTTCGGTGAGCCGATCCACACGGACGGTTATCCGCCGGAGGCCGCCGAGGATCCGATGCTGATGTTCAACCTGACCGACCAGGTGAGGGAGCAGATCCAGCACACGCTCTACAAGTTGCTGGTGCAGCGGCGGTCTGTTTTTTTCTGAGCTTGGCCGTTGGTACGGCAGTGGGGTGCCCTTCGCAGGAAGGGCACCCCACTGCCGTACTCGAAGGGCTAGTTCGCGTCCTCGCCGTGGATTCCCAGGCCGGGCAGGAGGCCCGGGAGGAGGGGCGGGAGGGTGACGTCCGCGTCGGCCGACGGGGCGGGGGAGGACGGGGTGGCGCTGCCGGTGTCCTTCGGCGGGTCCAGGAGGCCGCCGGTGTTGCCGCCGAGCAGGCCGTCGTCCGTGCTGGAGCCGGCCGACTTGCTGGGGCCGCCGCTGTCGGTGCTGCCGCCGTCGGAC
This is a stretch of genomic DNA from Streptomyces sp. NBC_00285. It encodes these proteins:
- a CDS encoding lysophospholipid acyltransferase family protein — encoded protein: MADAKVIPFDDDRSRAGAVQRPSRRRSAGSRRKGPEPGLVREVQPLPSRPSAQDDVPVTREEQPPQQANDEGGLERRIAGGLAFLRRRLTGDYEVDDFGYDEELTDQVLMSLLRPLYEKYFRVEVKGVENIPAEGGALIVANHSGTLPLDGLMMQVAVHDHHPANRHLRLLAADLVFMLPVVNELARKAGHTLACSEDAERLLGRGELVGVMPEGFKGIGKPFSERYKLQRFGRGGFVSTALRQRTPIIPCSIVGAEEIYPMIGNAKTLARLLGFPYFPLTPTFPWLGPLGAVPLPTKWTIQFGEPIHTDGYPPEAAEDPMLMFNLTDQVREQIQHTLYKLLVQRRSVFF